One genomic segment of Macaca fascicularis isolate 582-1 chromosome 19, T2T-MFA8v1.1 includes these proteins:
- the HSH2D gene encoding hematopoietic SH2 domain-containing protein isoform X4, translating to MTEARKPPPLLPPRLDWFVHTQVGQLAQDGVPEWFHGAISREDAEDLLESQPLGSFLIRVSHSHVGYTLSYKAQSSCCHFMVKLLDDGTFIIPGEKVAHTSLDALVTFHQQNPIEPRRELLTQPCRRIRQTWITRISSSTPTQWRRQLPARCLHLRRYVYDRRQAPPTWLRGRSRGRQQLPEDAPSRMRRRSYSLVL from the exons ATGACAGAGGCCAGGAAGCCGCCCCCACTGCTACCCCCACGGCTGGACTGGTTCGTGCACACCCAGGTGGGCCAGCTGGCCCAAGACGGGGTCCCCGAGTGGTTCCATGGTGCAATCTCAAGAGA GGATGCTGAGGACTTGCTGGAGTCACAGCCGCTGGGATCCTTTCTCATCAGGGTCAGTCACAGCCACGTGGGCTACACACTTTCCTACAA AGCCCAAAGCAGCTGCTGCCATTTCATGGTGAAGCTCTTGGATGATGGAACTTTCATAATCCCCGGGGAGAAGGTGGCCCACACCTCACTGGACGCCCTGGTCACCTTCCACCAGCAGAATCCAATTGAGCCGCGCAGGGAGCTGCTGACACAGCCCTGCAG AAGGATCCGGCAAACGTGGATTACGAGGATCTCTTCCTCTACTCCAACGCAGTGGCGGAGGCAGCTGCCTGCCCGGTGTCTGCACCTGAGGAGGTATGTATATGACAGGAGGCAGGCACCTCCCACCTGGCTGAGGGGCAGGAGCAGAGGCCGTCAACAGCTGCCAGAGGACGCTCCTTCTAGAATGAGAAGGAGATCCTACAGCTTGGTGCTTTAA
- the HSH2D gene encoding hematopoietic SH2 domain-containing protein isoform X7: MVKLLDDGTFIIPGEKVAHTSLDALVTFHQQNPIEPRRELLTQPCRQKDPANVDYEDLFLYSNAVAEAAACPVSAPEEASPKPVLRHQSKERKPSSEMNRVTTEEATSSCPPKTPLGETRQKLWRSLKMLPQRGQRVRQQLKSHLVTVSLPSLLDVRRSTVISGPGTGKGSEDHSGDPTSGDRVHTDPCVVTSLKSPSQPQAPKDRKIPTRKAERSASYNEVTPGDRSWHQMVMRALSSQESTPEHQGLAEPENDQLPEEYQQPPPFAPGYC, encoded by the exons ATGGTGAAGCTCTTGGATGATGGAACTTTCATAATCCCCGGGGAGAAGGTGGCCCACACCTCACTGGACGCCCTGGTCACCTTCCACCAGCAGAATCCAATTGAGCCGCGCAGGGAGCTGCTGACACAGCCCTGCAGGCAG AAGGATCCGGCAAACGTGGATTACGAGGATCTCTTCCTCTACTCCAACGCAGTGGCGGAGGCAGCTGCCTGCCCGGTGTCTGCACCTGAGGAG GCCTCCCCAAAGCCAGTCCTGCGTCACCAATCAAAGGAAAGGAAGCCGTCATCAGAGATGAACAGAGTAACCACCGAGGAAGCCACTTCCTCCTGCCCCCCAAAAACCCCTCTTGGAGAGACCCGCCAGAAACTCTGGAGGAGCCTCAAAATGCTCCCCCAGAGAGGCCAGAGGGTCCGGCAGCAGCTGAAAAGCCACCTCGTCACTGTGAGCCTGCCGTCACTCTTAGATGTCCGGAGATCCACGGTGATCTCAGGCCCTGGGACCGGAAAAGGCAGCGAAGATCACTCAGGGGATCCCACTTCGGGGGACAGAGTCCACACGGATCCCTGTGTGGTCACATCTCTCAAAAGCCCCTCACAGCCCCAGGCACCAAAAGACAGAAAGATCCCTACCAGGAAGGCCGAGAGGTCGGCCAGCTACAATGAGGTGACCCCGGGGGACAGGAGTTGGCACCAAATGGTAATGAGAGCTCTGTCCTCCCAGGAGTCCACACCAGAACACCAGGGCTTGGCAGAGCCTGAGAACGACCAGCTCCCGGAGGAGTACCAACAACCGCCACCGTTTGCCCCTGGGTACTGCTAG
- the HSH2D gene encoding hematopoietic SH2 domain-containing protein isoform X6, with amino-acid sequence MTEARKPPPLLPPRLDWFVHTQVGQLAQDGVPEWFHGAISREDAEDLLESQPLGSFLIRVSHSHVGYTLSYKAQSSCCHFMVKLLDDGTFIIPGEKVAHTSLDALVTFHQQNPIEPRRELLTQPCRRIRQTWITRISSSTPTQWRRQLPARCLHLRRPPQSQSCVTNQRKGSRHQR; translated from the exons ATGACAGAGGCCAGGAAGCCGCCCCCACTGCTACCCCCACGGCTGGACTGGTTCGTGCACACCCAGGTGGGCCAGCTGGCCCAAGACGGGGTCCCCGAGTGGTTCCATGGTGCAATCTCAAGAGA GGATGCTGAGGACTTGCTGGAGTCACAGCCGCTGGGATCCTTTCTCATCAGGGTCAGTCACAGCCACGTGGGCTACACACTTTCCTACAA AGCCCAAAGCAGCTGCTGCCATTTCATGGTGAAGCTCTTGGATGATGGAACTTTCATAATCCCCGGGGAGAAGGTGGCCCACACCTCACTGGACGCCCTGGTCACCTTCCACCAGCAGAATCCAATTGAGCCGCGCAGGGAGCTGCTGACACAGCCCTGCAG AAGGATCCGGCAAACGTGGATTACGAGGATCTCTTCCTCTACTCCAACGCAGTGGCGGAGGCAGCTGCCTGCCCGGTGTCTGCACCTGAGGAG GCCTCCCCAAAGCCAGTCCTGCGTCACCAATCAAAGGAAAGGAAGCCGTCATCAGAGATGA
- the CIB3 gene encoding calcium and integrin-binding family member 3: MGNKQTVFTHEQLEAYQDCTFFTRKEIMRLFYRYQDLAPQLVPLDYTTCPDVKVPYELIGSMPELKDNPFRQRIAQVFSEDGDGHMTLDNFLDMFSVMSEMAPRDLKAYYAFKIYDFNDDDYICAWDLEQTVTKLTRGELSAEEVSLVCEKVLDEADGDHDGRLSLEDFRNMILRAPDFLSTFHIRI; this comes from the exons ATGGGCAACAAGCAGACAGTCTTCACACACGAGCAGCTGGAAGCGTATCAG GACTGCACGTTTTTCACAAGGAaggagatcatgag GCTCTTCTATCGCTACCAGGACCTGGCCCCGCAGCTCGTGCCCCTCGACTATACCACCTGCCCCGACGTGAAGGTGCCCTACGAGCTCATTGGCAGCATGCCCGAGCTGAAG GACAACCCGTTCCGCCAGAGGATTGCCCAGGTCTTCTCCGAGGATGGGGATGGCCACATGACCCTGGATAACTTTTTGGACATGTTTTCTGTGATGAGTGAAATGGCTCCCCGCGACCTCAAGGCTtactatgcttttaaaatttatg ATTTTAACGACGACGACTACATTTGTGCCTGGGACCTAGAGCAGACGGTGACCAAACTGACTCGGGGGGAGCTGAGCGCCGAGGAGGTGAGCCTGGTGTGTGAGAAGGTGCTGGATGAGGCTGATGGAGACCATGATGGTCGGCTGTCCCTGGAAGACTTCCGGAACATGATCCTCCGGGCACCAGACTTCCTCAG CACCTTCCACATCCGAATCTGA
- the HSH2D gene encoding hematopoietic SH2 domain-containing protein isoform X2 yields MTEARKPPPLLPPRLDWDAEDLLESQPLGSFLIRVSHSHVGYTLSYKAQSSCCHFMVKLLDDGTFIIPGEKVAHTSLDALVTFHQQNPIEPRRELLTQPCRQKDPANVDYEDLFLYSNAVAEAAACPVSAPEEASPKPVLRHQSKERKPSSEMNRVTTEEATSSCPPKTPLGETRQKLWRSLKMLPQRGQRVRQQLKSHLVTVSLPSLLDVRRSTVISGPGTGKGSEDHSGDPTSGDRVHTDPCVVTSLKSPSQPQAPKDRKIPTRKAERSASYNEVTPGDRSWHQMVMRALSSQESTPEHQGLAEPENDQLPEEYQQPPPFAPGYC; encoded by the exons ATGACAGAGGCCAGGAAGCCGCCCCCACTGCTACCCCCACGGCTGGACTG GGATGCTGAGGACTTGCTGGAGTCACAGCCGCTGGGATCCTTTCTCATCAGGGTCAGTCACAGCCACGTGGGCTACACACTTTCCTACAA AGCCCAAAGCAGCTGCTGCCATTTCATGGTGAAGCTCTTGGATGATGGAACTTTCATAATCCCCGGGGAGAAGGTGGCCCACACCTCACTGGACGCCCTGGTCACCTTCCACCAGCAGAATCCAATTGAGCCGCGCAGGGAGCTGCTGACACAGCCCTGCAGGCAG AAGGATCCGGCAAACGTGGATTACGAGGATCTCTTCCTCTACTCCAACGCAGTGGCGGAGGCAGCTGCCTGCCCGGTGTCTGCACCTGAGGAG GCCTCCCCAAAGCCAGTCCTGCGTCACCAATCAAAGGAAAGGAAGCCGTCATCAGAGATGAACAGAGTAACCACCGAGGAAGCCACTTCCTCCTGCCCCCCAAAAACCCCTCTTGGAGAGACCCGCCAGAAACTCTGGAGGAGCCTCAAAATGCTCCCCCAGAGAGGCCAGAGGGTCCGGCAGCAGCTGAAAAGCCACCTCGTCACTGTGAGCCTGCCGTCACTCTTAGATGTCCGGAGATCCACGGTGATCTCAGGCCCTGGGACCGGAAAAGGCAGCGAAGATCACTCAGGGGATCCCACTTCGGGGGACAGAGTCCACACGGATCCCTGTGTGGTCACATCTCTCAAAAGCCCCTCACAGCCCCAGGCACCAAAAGACAGAAAGATCCCTACCAGGAAGGCCGAGAGGTCGGCCAGCTACAATGAGGTGACCCCGGGGGACAGGAGTTGGCACCAAATGGTAATGAGAGCTCTGTCCTCCCAGGAGTCCACACCAGAACACCAGGGCTTGGCAGAGCCTGAGAACGACCAGCTCCCGGAGGAGTACCAACAACCGCCACCGTTTGCCCCTGGGTACTGCTAG
- the HSH2D gene encoding hematopoietic SH2 domain-containing protein isoform X1 — MTEARKPPPLLPPRLDWFVHTQVGQLAQDGVPEWFHGAISREDAEDLLESQPLGSFLIRVSHSHVGYTLSYKAQSSCCHFMVKLLDDGTFIIPGEKVAHTSLDALVTFHQQNPIEPRRELLTQPCRQKDPANVDYEDLFLYSNAVAEAAACPVSAPEEASPKPVLRHQSKERKPSSEMNRVTTEEATSSCPPKTPLGETRQKLWRSLKMLPQRGQRVRQQLKSHLVTVSLPSLLDVRRSTVISGPGTGKGSEDHSGDPTSGDRVHTDPCVVTSLKSPSQPQAPKDRKIPTRKAERSASYNEVTPGDRSWHQMVMRALSSQESTPEHQGLAEPENDQLPEEYQQPPPFAPGYC, encoded by the exons ATGACAGAGGCCAGGAAGCCGCCCCCACTGCTACCCCCACGGCTGGACTGGTTCGTGCACACCCAGGTGGGCCAGCTGGCCCAAGACGGGGTCCCCGAGTGGTTCCATGGTGCAATCTCAAGAGA GGATGCTGAGGACTTGCTGGAGTCACAGCCGCTGGGATCCTTTCTCATCAGGGTCAGTCACAGCCACGTGGGCTACACACTTTCCTACAA AGCCCAAAGCAGCTGCTGCCATTTCATGGTGAAGCTCTTGGATGATGGAACTTTCATAATCCCCGGGGAGAAGGTGGCCCACACCTCACTGGACGCCCTGGTCACCTTCCACCAGCAGAATCCAATTGAGCCGCGCAGGGAGCTGCTGACACAGCCCTGCAGGCAG AAGGATCCGGCAAACGTGGATTACGAGGATCTCTTCCTCTACTCCAACGCAGTGGCGGAGGCAGCTGCCTGCCCGGTGTCTGCACCTGAGGAG GCCTCCCCAAAGCCAGTCCTGCGTCACCAATCAAAGGAAAGGAAGCCGTCATCAGAGATGAACAGAGTAACCACCGAGGAAGCCACTTCCTCCTGCCCCCCAAAAACCCCTCTTGGAGAGACCCGCCAGAAACTCTGGAGGAGCCTCAAAATGCTCCCCCAGAGAGGCCAGAGGGTCCGGCAGCAGCTGAAAAGCCACCTCGTCACTGTGAGCCTGCCGTCACTCTTAGATGTCCGGAGATCCACGGTGATCTCAGGCCCTGGGACCGGAAAAGGCAGCGAAGATCACTCAGGGGATCCCACTTCGGGGGACAGAGTCCACACGGATCCCTGTGTGGTCACATCTCTCAAAAGCCCCTCACAGCCCCAGGCACCAAAAGACAGAAAGATCCCTACCAGGAAGGCCGAGAGGTCGGCCAGCTACAATGAGGTGACCCCGGGGGACAGGAGTTGGCACCAAATGGTAATGAGAGCTCTGTCCTCCCAGGAGTCCACACCAGAACACCAGGGCTTGGCAGAGCCTGAGAACGACCAGCTCCCGGAGGAGTACCAACAACCGCCACCGTTTGCCCCTGGGTACTGCTAG
- the HSH2D gene encoding hematopoietic SH2 domain-containing protein isoform X8 yields MTEARKPPPLLPPRLDWFVHTQVGQLAQDGVPEWFHGAISREDAEDLLESQPLGSFLIRVSHSHVGYTLSYKAQSSCCHFMVKLLDDGTFIIPGEKVAHTSLDALVTFHQQNPIEPRRELLTQPCRQC; encoded by the exons ATGACAGAGGCCAGGAAGCCGCCCCCACTGCTACCCCCACGGCTGGACTGGTTCGTGCACACCCAGGTGGGCCAGCTGGCCCAAGACGGGGTCCCCGAGTGGTTCCATGGTGCAATCTCAAGAGA GGATGCTGAGGACTTGCTGGAGTCACAGCCGCTGGGATCCTTTCTCATCAGGGTCAGTCACAGCCACGTGGGCTACACACTTTCCTACAA AGCCCAAAGCAGCTGCTGCCATTTCATGGTGAAGCTCTTGGATGATGGAACTTTCATAATCCCCGGGGAGAAGGTGGCCCACACCTCACTGGACGCCCTGGTCACCTTCCACCAGCAGAATCCAATTGAGCCGCGCAGGGAGCTGCTGACACAGCCCTGCAGGCAG TGCTGA
- the HSH2D gene encoding hematopoietic SH2 domain-containing protein isoform X3 produces MFYLRSAFVLLCYKWGKLRHSEVSNLLGVAWLVSEEACMGTWGSPAVAVTLPAQGLGGGLGAGMRGSRMSQPPQCLRRAQSSCCHFMVKLLDDGTFIIPGEKVAHTSLDALVTFHQQNPIEPRRELLTQPCRQKDPANVDYEDLFLYSNAVAEAAACPVSAPEEASPKPVLRHQSKERKPSSEMNRVTTEEATSSCPPKTPLGETRQKLWRSLKMLPQRGQRVRQQLKSHLVTVSLPSLLDVRRSTVISGPGTGKGSEDHSGDPTSGDRVHTDPCVVTSLKSPSQPQAPKDRKIPTRKAERSASYNEVTPGDRSWHQMVMRALSSQESTPEHQGLAEPENDQLPEEYQQPPPFAPGYC; encoded by the exons ATGTTTTATCTGAGGTCAGCCTTTGTACTCCTGTGTTATaaatgggggaaactgaggcacagcgaGGTTAGTAACCTGCTGGGTGTTGCATGGCTAGTCAGTGAAGAAGCCTGCATGGGAACCTGGGGTAGTCCGGCTGTAGCAGTGACGCTGCCAGCCCAAGGGCTGGGGGGGGGACTTGGGGCAGGGATGAGAGGGAGCAGGATGTCCCAGCCCCCTCAGTGTCTCCGCAGAGCCCAAAGCAGCTGCTGCCATTTCATGGTGAAGCTCTTGGATGATGGAACTTTCATAATCCCCGGGGAGAAGGTGGCCCACACCTCACTGGACGCCCTGGTCACCTTCCACCAGCAGAATCCAATTGAGCCGCGCAGGGAGCTGCTGACACAGCCCTGCAGGCAG AAGGATCCGGCAAACGTGGATTACGAGGATCTCTTCCTCTACTCCAACGCAGTGGCGGAGGCAGCTGCCTGCCCGGTGTCTGCACCTGAGGAG GCCTCCCCAAAGCCAGTCCTGCGTCACCAATCAAAGGAAAGGAAGCCGTCATCAGAGATGAACAGAGTAACCACCGAGGAAGCCACTTCCTCCTGCCCCCCAAAAACCCCTCTTGGAGAGACCCGCCAGAAACTCTGGAGGAGCCTCAAAATGCTCCCCCAGAGAGGCCAGAGGGTCCGGCAGCAGCTGAAAAGCCACCTCGTCACTGTGAGCCTGCCGTCACTCTTAGATGTCCGGAGATCCACGGTGATCTCAGGCCCTGGGACCGGAAAAGGCAGCGAAGATCACTCAGGGGATCCCACTTCGGGGGACAGAGTCCACACGGATCCCTGTGTGGTCACATCTCTCAAAAGCCCCTCACAGCCCCAGGCACCAAAAGACAGAAAGATCCCTACCAGGAAGGCCGAGAGGTCGGCCAGCTACAATGAGGTGACCCCGGGGGACAGGAGTTGGCACCAAATGGTAATGAGAGCTCTGTCCTCCCAGGAGTCCACACCAGAACACCAGGGCTTGGCAGAGCCTGAGAACGACCAGCTCCCGGAGGAGTACCAACAACCGCCACCGTTTGCCCCTGGGTACTGCTAG
- the HSH2D gene encoding hematopoietic SH2 domain-containing protein isoform X5: MTEARKPPPLLPPRLDWFVHTQVGQLAQDGVPEWFHGAISREDAEDLLESQPLGSFLIRVSHSHVGYTLSYKAQSSCCHFMVKLLDDGTFIIPGEKVAHTSLDALVTFHQQNPIEPRRELLTQPCRQKDPANVDYEDLFLYSNAVAEAAACPVSAPEETVSSERLETPSGLFAFASPTPL; the protein is encoded by the exons ATGACAGAGGCCAGGAAGCCGCCCCCACTGCTACCCCCACGGCTGGACTGGTTCGTGCACACCCAGGTGGGCCAGCTGGCCCAAGACGGGGTCCCCGAGTGGTTCCATGGTGCAATCTCAAGAGA GGATGCTGAGGACTTGCTGGAGTCACAGCCGCTGGGATCCTTTCTCATCAGGGTCAGTCACAGCCACGTGGGCTACACACTTTCCTACAA AGCCCAAAGCAGCTGCTGCCATTTCATGGTGAAGCTCTTGGATGATGGAACTTTCATAATCCCCGGGGAGAAGGTGGCCCACACCTCACTGGACGCCCTGGTCACCTTCCACCAGCAGAATCCAATTGAGCCGCGCAGGGAGCTGCTGACACAGCCCTGCAGGCAG AAGGATCCGGCAAACGTGGATTACGAGGATCTCTTCCTCTACTCCAACGCAGTGGCGGAGGCAGCTGCCTGCCCGGTGTCTGCACCTGAGGAG ACTGTGAGCTCTGAGAGACTGGAAACTCCATCTGGCTTGTTTGCCTTTGCTTCTCCCACCCCTCTGTGA